Proteins encoded within one genomic window of Candidatus Bathyarchaeota archaeon A05DMB-5:
- a CDS encoding DNA-directed RNA polymerase yields MSEKEMHKAVCADCGQECEVPFKPDPNRPVYCRECWSKRRGQRRRY; encoded by the coding sequence ATGTCAGAGAAAGAGATGCACAAGGCAGTTTGTGCTGATTGTGGACAGGAATGTGAAGTCCCCTTCAAGCCTGACCCAAATAGGCCCGTTTACTGCCGAGAGTGCTGGTCGAAAAGAAGAGGCCAAAGAAGAAGATATTAG
- a CDS encoding metallophosphoesterase family protein produces MASQQPEIISRLREFSPTKTAGLISDTHVPARARELPKKVFEVFDKVDFIVHAGDLVQLSVIDELEQLAPVLAVYGNMDGPEIRGKLPKLDSVKVFDWKIGVIHNPGALFGLAKMREIAERNAFNVLVYGHTHSSNIKWEGNTLFINPGSPTNPIPPFINKPTVALLRITKEKIIPEIVQI; encoded by the coding sequence ATGGCTAGTCAGCAACCAGAAATAATCTCTCGACTTCGTGAGTTTTCTCCGACAAAAACTGCCGGCTTAATTTCTGACACACATGTTCCAGCAAGAGCCAGAGAACTTCCCAAAAAAGTGTTCGAAGTCTTCGACAAAGTAGACTTCATTGTGCATGCCGGAGACCTTGTGCAGTTGTCTGTCATCGACGAGTTGGAACAGCTTGCGCCAGTCTTGGCTGTTTACGGCAACATGGATGGACCAGAAATCCGCGGAAAACTACCAAAACTCGACTCCGTAAAAGTTTTCGACTGGAAAATAGGAGTAATACACAATCCAGGCGCGCTTTTCGGCTTAGCAAAAATGCGTGAAATCGCTGAACGGAACGCATTTAACGTGCTTGTTTATGGGCACACGCATAGCTCTAACATAAAATGGGAAGGAAACACTCTTTTCATAAACCCAGGAAGCCCAACCAATCCTATTCCGCCTTTCATTAACAAGCCCACTGTAGCTTTGCTTAGAATTACAAAGGAGAAAATAATACCGGAGATAGTTCAGATTTAG
- a CDS encoding sodium:calcium antiporter has translation MIELIIQVSILILSLIVLAIASHFTIKYVENLIMLTGLSEASVGFAILAVMTSTPEIAVALFSAIQGTPGISVGDVLGSNVFNISMIIGILATLGYLKKCRKDLMIKLTDILILTSIIPFILILFNMASRFVGALLLGIFAFNIFIMTRKRTPSVDEPLTVHNKLVTVLMVIIGVAIVILAARFAVSSAVNIAITFGVPPITIGAKIVAIGTSLPELSLDLTAARRGRIQLALGDIIGSNLTNLTLVLGLLLISSPFTVDISTFAEIIPFVLITTVIFWRYLTKGYISQTVGITLILLYVLFQAIF, from the coding sequence GTGATAGAGCTAATAATTCAAGTATCAATACTAATTTTGTCTTTAATTGTTCTAGCGATAGCAAGCCACTTCACAATAAAATACGTAGAAAACTTGATTATGCTCACAGGCTTAAGCGAAGCATCAGTTGGGTTCGCAATTCTGGCGGTCATGACTTCAACACCAGAAATTGCAGTAGCCCTCTTCTCAGCTATTCAGGGAACCCCGGGAATCAGCGTTGGAGACGTGCTAGGCTCAAACGTTTTTAATATATCTATGATAATCGGCATACTCGCAACACTTGGCTACCTAAAGAAATGCAGAAAAGATCTCATGATAAAATTGACAGACATTCTTATCTTAACATCAATAATTCCCTTCATTCTCATCCTATTTAATATGGCCAGTCGTTTTGTGGGCGCACTCCTTTTGGGAATTTTTGCCTTCAACATTTTCATCATGACAAGAAAAAGGACACCATCCGTTGATGAACCACTTACTGTTCACAATAAACTGGTAACTGTGCTAATGGTAATTATTGGAGTTGCAATCGTCATACTTGCAGCTCGCTTTGCGGTCTCTTCCGCTGTTAATATAGCAATTACTTTCGGGGTTCCCCCCATTACAATAGGCGCCAAAATAGTTGCAATAGGCACATCACTTCCAGAACTATCTCTTGATCTCACAGCAGCCCGACGTGGACGTATTCAACTTGCACTTGGGGATATCATCGGCTCTAATTTAACCAATCTAACTTTAGTATTGGGACTTCTCTTGATCTCTTCACCATTTACCGTGGATATATCAACCTTTGCCGAAATAATTCCTTTTGTGCTTATTACAACAGTTATTTTTTGGCGATATTTAACGAAAGGATATATTTCGCAAACTGTTGGAATAACTTTAATACTGTTATACGTGCTCTTTCAAGCAATTTTTTAA
- a CDS encoding trypsin-like serine protease, translated as MSISSERGFKFSLTFVLLMLVVGLIAGGLATYLIAYQQIENLNNDIANLKNQVSKLWGFQNATYQNITIYQNATALTEIYEHVKDSVVLVRGTTSSGTVQGSGFVYNFSGLPVVITNYHVVHGTITVSVTFSNGNGYAAEVNGTDPYADLAVLLVNAPQEEFKPIEIVSSSTLKVGDPVIAIGNPYGLVGSMTTGVISALGRTITEEYTGGFGIANIIQTSAPINPGNSGGPLLNYNGKVIGITTAIVADSQGLGFAIPSNTILREIYSLIKEGTYDGHSYMGVRGTDMNYETSQEMGINVTYGWLIVEVISDGPSDGKLQVNDTIIAMNMTRIKNGDDLASYLEENTLPGDNLIITVVRANVTENVTITLERRPSPFT; from the coding sequence TTGAGCATCTCTAGTGAACGCGGTTTCAAGTTTTCTTTAACCTTTGTACTGCTAATGCTTGTTGTGGGATTGATTGCTGGAGGACTGGCCACATACCTAATAGCTTACCAGCAAATTGAGAATCTAAACAATGATATTGCAAATCTCAAAAATCAAGTCTCCAAACTGTGGGGTTTCCAAAACGCAACCTACCAGAATATCACAATTTATCAAAATGCCACAGCTTTAACAGAAATTTATGAACACGTAAAAGACTCAGTTGTTTTAGTGCGTGGAACAACAAGCTCAGGAACCGTTCAAGGCTCAGGATTTGTCTACAATTTCTCTGGCTTGCCAGTTGTAATAACAAATTACCATGTTGTCCACGGAACAATAACCGTGAGCGTAACGTTTTCGAACGGAAACGGCTATGCAGCAGAAGTAAACGGAACAGACCCCTACGCGGATTTAGCTGTTCTATTGGTCAACGCTCCACAAGAAGAATTCAAACCCATCGAAATCGTAAGCTCTTCAACATTAAAAGTTGGCGACCCAGTCATAGCAATAGGAAACCCCTATGGCTTAGTTGGGTCGATGACCACGGGCGTAATAAGCGCTCTTGGAAGAACAATAACAGAGGAATACACAGGCGGCTTCGGCATAGCCAACATAATACAGACAAGTGCGCCTATAAACCCAGGGAACTCGGGCGGTCCACTATTGAATTATAACGGCAAGGTCATCGGAATAACAACTGCAATAGTCGCAGACTCTCAAGGCTTAGGTTTCGCCATCCCCTCAAACACTATCCTCCGAGAAATTTATTCGCTTATAAAAGAGGGCACCTATGACGGGCACTCTTACATGGGCGTGAGAGGAACTGACATGAACTATGAAACAAGCCAAGAAATGGGTATAAACGTAACCTATGGATGGCTAATAGTCGAAGTCATATCAGACGGACCATCAGATGGAAAATTACAAGTCAACGACACAATAATCGCAATGAATATGACCCGCATCAAAAACGGCGACGACCTAGCAAGCTACTTGGAAGAAAACACGCTGCCAGGCGACAATCTAATAATTACAGTCGTAAGAGCCAACGTCACAGAGAATGTTACAATAACCTTAGAAAGAAGACCTAGCCCATTTACGTGA
- a CDS encoding CoA-binding protein yields MSQNVIEEILTRYRTVAVVGLSKNPSKDSHRVAEYLKAHGFRIIPVNPSANEVLGEKSYKSLLDMPAEVQKSVEVVDIFRPSAEVLPLVEQAIQLKKLHGVPYVVWMQLGIVNEQAAEKARKAGLTVIMDKCMMQEHRRLIEKRKLV; encoded by the coding sequence TTGAGTCAAAATGTTATTGAAGAGATTTTAACAAGATACAGAACCGTCGCTGTTGTTGGGTTGTCCAAAAACCCTTCAAAAGACAGCCACAGAGTGGCTGAATACCTAAAAGCTCATGGCTTTCGCATTATACCAGTAAACCCCTCTGCCAATGAAGTCTTGGGAGAGAAAAGCTATAAGAGCTTGCTGGATATGCCGGCTGAAGTGCAGAAAAGTGTTGAGGTTGTGGACATTTTTAGACCGTCTGCGGAGGTTTTGCCATTAGTGGAGCAAGCAATTCAGTTAAAGAAGCTGCATGGCGTGCCGTATGTGGTTTGGATGCAGTTGGGAATCGTTAACGAGCAGGCGGCTGAAAAAGCAAGAAAAGCAGGCTTAACCGTGATTATGGACAAGTGCATGATGCAAGAGCACCGTCGATTAATTGAGAAGCGTAAACTTGTCTAA
- a CDS encoding ABC transporter ATP-binding protein translates to MSVLEVENVTKAFLMEKSKVLVLDNVSFSVGNDEFVCLVGPSGCGKSTMLRIIGGLEKADSGKILFRGQPITQPTPKIAMVFQLFGLLPWKTALENVEVPLEVLGMEKEKRKHVAEEYLKMVGLEGFENTYPHDLSGGMKQRVGIARALALKPEVLLMDEPFSSLDELTAKTLRELVLDIWRNPALPTNTFLMVSHNVEEAVFMADRVIVMSPRPGKVIGEVKVDIPRPRSKYLRDPVYFKFVDDVVELLERGKIIQKDESPLSLTAKKKNKLK, encoded by the coding sequence TTGTCAGTGCTTGAGGTAGAAAACGTGACGAAAGCATTCCTGATGGAAAAATCAAAAGTTCTGGTATTAGATAATGTGAGTTTTTCTGTTGGAAATGATGAGTTCGTCTGTCTAGTAGGGCCTTCAGGTTGCGGGAAATCCACCATGCTCCGAATCATCGGAGGTTTAGAAAAAGCAGATTCGGGCAAAATATTGTTTCGTGGACAACCTATTACCCAGCCTACCCCAAAAATAGCTATGGTCTTCCAACTTTTCGGTCTACTTCCATGGAAAACCGCTTTAGAAAACGTTGAAGTGCCATTAGAAGTGCTTGGCATGGAAAAAGAAAAGCGAAAGCATGTCGCCGAAGAATACTTAAAGATGGTTGGGCTTGAAGGTTTCGAGAATACGTATCCACATGACCTTTCAGGCGGAATGAAGCAACGCGTGGGAATTGCGAGAGCATTAGCATTGAAACCAGAAGTATTGCTCATGGATGAGCCTTTCTCTTCGCTGGATGAACTCACTGCCAAAACTCTACGTGAGTTAGTGCTTGACATTTGGCGAAATCCTGCTTTACCGACAAACACGTTTTTAATGGTGAGCCACAATGTTGAAGAAGCCGTCTTTATGGCAGATAGAGTCATCGTGATGTCGCCCCGACCAGGAAAAGTCATTGGAGAAGTGAAGGTTGACATTCCAAGACCTCGTTCCAAATACCTAAGAGACCCAGTATATTTCAAGTTTGTAGATGACGTTGTAGAATTACTGGAAAGAGGTAAGATTATACAAAAAGACGAAAGCCCCTTGTCGTTAACAGCAAAAAAGAAAAACAAACTAAAGTAA
- a CDS encoding MFS transporter — protein sequence MEVRLLTAANYRKILRSSFPFEVLNKDLKLIFTSDLLGSFGDGLYAYLLPVYLTESLGANDVEVGIVYAIVSLVAALTLLVAGTLADKYDRKKIMIAGWIAWVPAPLIFSLANNWLQTLPGIVLWGVWLGGPTSTAYIVTTAEKTKLTLTFTLISSAWSFGYIFSPAVGGYLAGTVGMHVVFYLAFVFYALAGLVLAFISSQHAIRLTQEPSEKNYSFFKLLKTKRLLKLSILFASLIFVTLMFRPFIPKFLADVYRYGKFEIGILGSISFFSSTILGILLGKLGDKWKKSVALSIAMLLSSLSLILLLLFSEFYILIIAFFLIGGSYILWSLMSAIIGPLAPEHMRARWISIPQTVSIFTSFVAPYVGGVLYSISQSYLFIIAVVVTLFFSLLVFSKVFET from the coding sequence TTGGAAGTCAGATTGTTGACAGCAGCTAACTATCGAAAAATTCTAAGGTCGAGCTTTCCATTTGAAGTGTTAAACAAAGACTTGAAACTAATTTTTACCTCTGACTTGTTAGGTTCTTTTGGTGACGGGCTTTACGCTTATCTCCTGCCAGTTTACTTGACTGAAAGCCTCGGAGCCAACGATGTAGAAGTCGGCATAGTCTATGCCATAGTAAGTTTAGTTGCAGCATTAACTTTGCTTGTGGCTGGAACACTTGCAGACAAGTATGACCGTAAAAAAATCATGATAGCCGGCTGGATAGCATGGGTGCCCGCACCCTTAATTTTCTCCCTCGCAAACAATTGGTTGCAAACATTACCTGGCATCGTTTTGTGGGGAGTTTGGCTCGGTGGACCAACAAGCACAGCATACATTGTAACAACTGCTGAAAAGACTAAGTTGACATTGACTTTCACTTTGATTTCTTCAGCGTGGTCTTTCGGTTACATTTTTTCGCCGGCTGTCGGAGGATATTTAGCAGGAACTGTTGGAATGCATGTTGTTTTTTATTTAGCCTTCGTTTTCTACGCTCTTGCAGGACTAGTCCTAGCCTTCATAAGCAGTCAACATGCAATTCGCTTAACTCAAGAACCATCAGAAAAGAATTACTCTTTCTTCAAACTTTTAAAAACAAAGAGGTTGCTCAAACTTTCGATTCTATTTGCTTCTCTAATTTTCGTCACACTCATGTTTAGACCGTTCATTCCCAAATTCCTCGCAGATGTCTATCGTTACGGCAAGTTTGAAATAGGCATCTTAGGCTCCATTTCCTTCTTCAGCTCAACAATTTTAGGCATCCTCTTAGGCAAGCTTGGAGATAAATGGAAAAAATCCGTTGCTCTCTCTATAGCTATGCTTCTAAGCAGCTTATCATTAATTCTTCTTCTACTGTTCAGCGAATTCTATATTCTAATAATCGCCTTTTTCCTAATAGGAGGCTCCTATATTCTGTGGTCTCTGATGAGCGCCATAATTGGGCCTCTTGCTCCAGAACACATGAGGGCACGATGGATTTCCATACCACAAACTGTCAGCATTTTCACCTCTTTCGTAGCGCCCTACGTCGGCGGCGTCCTATACAGCATTTCTCAATCTTACTTGTTTATAATAGCCGTAGTGGTAACGCTCTTTTTTTCATTGTTGGTTTTCTCGAAAGTTTTTGAGACGTAA
- a CDS encoding undecaprenyl-diphosphate phosphatase: MGLVETAILGTIQGLTEWLPISSTGHLKVAEHFLHFLGTQNSLLFEFMLHIGTLLVVLFFFREDIKKIFAALVRFDFKTEHGKLLSLIIVGTIPAVVVGVLLKEPVEQTFQNLLPIAVAFVVFGLVLYLSKIGKEEKDGIDYLTAVIVGVAEGLAIIPGVSRSGATIAIALLLGIKREKAFKFSFLLSIPAIIGAIGYTAYKDYGTLVTAGLGWTEILVGVVAAMIVGYLTIKLLWKILAKKKFHFFALYCWLFGVALIALSLSGF; encoded by the coding sequence TTGGGTCTGGTGGAAACAGCAATTCTCGGCACAATACAAGGCTTAACAGAATGGCTACCCATCTCAAGCACCGGACACTTGAAAGTAGCCGAACATTTTCTACATTTTCTCGGCACACAGAATTCGCTTCTTTTCGAGTTTATGCTGCATATTGGAACATTGCTCGTAGTATTGTTCTTCTTCAGAGAGGACATCAAAAAAATCTTTGCAGCTCTGGTTCGCTTTGATTTCAAAACAGAACACGGCAAACTATTATCTTTAATAATCGTGGGAACAATCCCAGCCGTGGTTGTAGGCGTTTTACTTAAAGAGCCCGTGGAGCAAACGTTCCAAAATCTGCTGCCAATTGCTGTAGCGTTCGTTGTTTTCGGTTTAGTGCTTTACTTGTCGAAGATTGGAAAGGAAGAAAAAGATGGCATAGACTATTTGACTGCGGTAATTGTTGGTGTGGCAGAAGGCTTAGCTATAATTCCAGGCGTCTCCAGAAGTGGGGCAACAATCGCTATTGCATTGTTGTTAGGAATAAAACGTGAAAAAGCCTTCAAATTCTCATTTCTGCTTTCGATACCAGCAATAATCGGCGCCATCGGCTACACGGCATACAAGGATTACGGGACACTTGTAACTGCGGGTTTAGGATGGACAGAAATCCTCGTGGGAGTCGTTGCTGCAATGATTGTTGGCTATTTAACAATAAAGTTGCTCTGGAAAATCCTTGCTAAAAAGAAGTTTCACTTTTTCGCGTTATACTGCTGGCTTTTTGGCGTCGCATTAATAGCGTTGAGCCTAAGTGGTTTCTAA
- a CDS encoding adenylosuccinate synthetase produces the protein MPCTVIAGAFWGDEGKGKIISYLALKDKLDVCVRTGSVNAAHTVWYKGNRYALHMVPAAFVYEKCRLLIGAGSNVEVKQLLEEIEQTGTKNRIGVDAQASIIEEKHSMQDKASAHLKQVVGTTGRGVGPAIEERVRRTAKLARDIPELKPYLTDVSKEANEAIDKGKNVMLEGTQGLLLSLYHGTYPYVTGRDTSAAAICSEAGVGPTKIDEVLIVFKSFMTRVGAGPLPGEITKEEAIKRGWFETAAGTGRDRRSAPFNFELAKKAVMLNSATQAAVTKLDVLFPTCKGAKTYDDLPKDAKQFIKEIEKSTGIPVVLIGTGPEALDIIDRRK, from the coding sequence ATGCCGTGCACAGTTATAGCTGGAGCCTTCTGGGGAGACGAAGGAAAAGGAAAAATAATCTCTTACTTAGCCTTGAAAGACAAACTTGACGTTTGCGTGAGAACGGGTTCTGTTAACGCCGCCCACACAGTATGGTATAAAGGTAACCGTTACGCGTTGCATATGGTTCCCGCAGCCTTTGTCTATGAAAAATGCCGTTTACTAATCGGTGCGGGTTCAAATGTTGAAGTTAAACAGTTACTCGAAGAAATAGAACAAACAGGCACCAAAAACCGCATAGGCGTAGACGCTCAAGCTTCCATAATCGAAGAAAAACACTCAATGCAAGACAAAGCAAGCGCACATCTCAAACAAGTCGTAGGCACAACCGGCAGAGGCGTAGGCCCAGCAATCGAAGAACGCGTCCGCAGAACAGCAAAACTTGCAAGAGACATTCCAGAACTCAAGCCATACTTAACAGACGTGTCGAAAGAGGCTAACGAAGCAATAGATAAAGGCAAAAATGTCATGCTCGAAGGAACACAAGGCTTGTTGCTTTCGCTTTATCATGGAACATACCCCTACGTGACAGGACGAGACACAAGCGCAGCAGCAATCTGCTCCGAAGCAGGAGTAGGTCCAACAAAAATTGATGAGGTCTTAATAGTATTCAAGTCCTTCATGACACGTGTCGGTGCAGGCCCACTGCCTGGAGAAATAACAAAAGAAGAAGCCATAAAACGTGGATGGTTCGAAACCGCTGCTGGAACAGGCCGTGACAGACGCTCGGCTCCATTCAATTTTGAACTCGCAAAGAAAGCTGTTATGCTTAATAGCGCAACTCAAGCCGCGGTCACAAAACTTGACGTTCTCTTCCCAACATGCAAAGGCGCGAAAACATATGATGACCTTCCAAAGGACGCTAAACAGTTCATAAAGGAAATTGAAAAATCCACAGGCATTCCAGTTGTGTTAATAGGCACCGGACCAGAAGCCTTAGACATAATTGACAGAAGAAAATAA